A stretch of the Vitis riparia cultivar Riparia Gloire de Montpellier isolate 1030 chromosome 13, EGFV_Vit.rip_1.0, whole genome shotgun sequence genome encodes the following:
- the LOC117929169 gene encoding cucumisin-like: MGDLPKDQVSVSSLHANMLQQVTGSSASEYLLHSYKRSFNGFVAKLTEEESKKLSSMDGVVSVFPNGKKKLLTTRSWDFIGFPVEANRTTTESDIIVGMLDTGIWPESASFSDEGYGPPPTKWKGTCQTSSNFTCNNKIIGARYYRSDGKVPRRDFPSPRDSEGHGSHTASTAAGNLVGGASLLGIGTGTARGGAPSARISVYKICWADGCYDADILAAFDDAIADGVDVISLSVGGFSPLDYFEDSIAIGAFHSMKSGILTSNSAGNSGPDVASITNFSPWSLSVAASVIDRKFVTPLHLGNNQTYLGVLSLNTFEMIDMVPLIYGGDAPNTSAGYDGSSSRYCYEDSLDKSLVTGKIVLCDELSLGFGALSAGAVGTVMPHEGNTEYSFNFPIAASCLDSVYTSNVHEYINSTSTPTANIQKTTEAKNELAPFVVSFSSRGPNPITRDILSPDIAAPGVDILAAWTGASSLTGVPGDTRVVPYNIISGTSMACPHASGAAAYVKSFHPTWSPSAIKSAIMTTASPMSVETNTDLEFAYGAGQLNPLQAANPGLVYDAGAADYIKFLCGQGYNDTKLQLITGDNSTCSAATNGTVWDLNYPSFAVSTEHGAGVIRSFTRTVTNVGSPVSTYKAIVLGPPELSIRVEPGVLSFKSLGETQTFTVTVGVAALSSPVISGSLVWDDGVYQVRSPIVAYLN, encoded by the exons ATGGGTGACCTTCCAAAAGATCAAGTGTCGGTGTCATCCCTTCACGCTAACATGCTACAACAAGTCACCGGCAG TAGTGCGTCTGAATATCTTCTCCATAGCTACAAGAGGAGCTTCAACGGGTTTGTCGCAAAGTTGACGGAGGAGGAGTCGAAGAAACTGTCCA GCATGGACGGGGTTGTGTCTGTGTTCccaaatggaaagaagaaaCTCCTTACGACAAGGTCATGGGACTTCATCGGCTTCCCAGTTGAAGCTAATAGAACAACTACTGAAAGTGACATTATTGTTGGAATGCTGGACACTGGGATCTGGCCTGAGTCTGCTAGTTTCAGTGATGAAGGGTATGGCCCACCACCAACCAAATGGAAGGGCACTTGTCAAACCTCATCCAATTTCACTTGCAACAa TAAAATTATTGGAGCTAGATACTACCGGAGTGATGGAAAAGTACCTCGAAGGGATTTTCCATCACCAAGAGATTCAGAAGGCCATGGATCACACACTGCATCCACAGCAGCTGGAAACTTAGTTGGTGGGGCAAGCTTACTGGGCATTGGCACAGGAACAGCTCGAGGAGGGGCTCCTTCAGCCCGCATTTCAGTGTATAAGATATGTTGGGCAGATGGTTGTTATGACGCTGATATCCTGGCAGCATTTGATGATGCAATCGCCGATGGAGTTGATGTAATCTCTCTTTCTGTTGGGGGATTCTCTCCATTGGATTACTTTGAAGACTCAATTGCAATTGGAGCTTTCCATTCCATGAAGAGTGGGATACTCACATCTAATTCTGCTGGTAATTCGGGCCCAGATGTTGCTTCCATTACAAATTTCTCGCCTTGGTCTCTGTCAGTTGCTGCTAGCGTCATTGACAGAAAGTTTGTGACCCCCCTGCATTTGGGAAACAACCAGACTTATCTG GGAGTACTCTCTTTAAATACTTTCGAAATGATTGATATGGTTCCTCTCATTTATGGTGGAGATGCGCCAAACACGTCAGCAGGTTATGATGGATCTTCTTCCAG GTACTGCTACGAGGACTCCTTGGACAAGTCTCTGGTAACTGGTAAAATTGTACTCTGTGATGAGTTGAGTCTTGGGTTCGGAGCATTGAGTGCTGGAGCAGTAGGTACTGTAATGCCACATGAAGGCAATACGGAATATTCCTTCAATTTCCCCATAGCTGCATCCTGCTTGGACTCCGTCTATACTAGCAATGTTCATGAGTACATAAACTCAACTAG CACACCAACCGCAAATATACAGAAGACCACCGAGGCCAAAAATGAATTGGCACCATTTGTAGTTTCGTTTTCGTCGAGGGGCCCAAACCCTATTACCCGTGACATTCTCAGT CCTGACATCGCCGCGCCAGGAGTTGACATTCTAGCAGCATGGACAGGAGCTTCAAGTTTGACAGGAGTTCCAGGGGATACAAGAGTAGTTCCATACAATATCATTTCAGGGACGTCCATGGCTTGTCCACATGCTTCCGGGGCTGCTGCCTACGTCAAATCATTTCACCCAACATGGTCTCCTTCTGCTATCAAGTCTGCCATAATGACAACTG CTTCTCCCATGAGTGTTGAAACCAACACCGACCTGGAGTTTGCATATGGGGCAGGTCAGTTAAATCCCCTACAGGCTGCAAATCCTGGTTTGGTATATGATGCTGGAGCAGCAGATTACATCAAGTTTTTGTGTGGGCAAGGCTATAACGATACAAAGTTGCAGCTTATCACCGGAGACAACAGCACTTGCTCTGCAGCCACAAATGGAACTGTTTGGGATTTAAACTACCCTTCTTTTGCTGTATCTACTGAGCATGGGGCAGGTGTTATTCGCAGCTTCACTAGAACTGTCACAAACGTCGGATCACCGGTCTCAACTTACAAGGCAATTGTGCTTGGCCCTCCAGAACTCAGTATCCGAGTTGAACCAGGTGTACTTTCATTCAAATCCCTTGGAGAGACGCAAACCTTCACCGTCACTGTTGGTGTGGCAGCACTAAGTAGCCCTGTAATATCAGGTTCTTTGGTGTGGGATGATGGGGTTTACCAAGTGAGAAGCCCCATAGTTGCTTATCTTAATTAG